CAAGCAGACGCTCCGGGAGGCCATCGAGTGGCCGCTGAGCTACGGCCCGCTGTTCGAGGCTGCCAACACCAGCCCGCCCTCTGGTGTCCTCCTCCACGGCCCGCCGGGGACCGGGAAGACCCTGCTCGCACGCGCCCTCGCCGGCGAGTCGGGCGTGAACTTCATCCGGGTCGACGGCCCGGAACTGCTCGACCGCTACGTCGGCGAGTCCGAGAAGGCGGTCCGGAAGGTGTTCGAGCGCGCCCGCCAGTCCGCGCCCTCCATCATCTTCCTCGACGAGCTCGACGCCATCGCGGGCGAGCGCGACGGCGACACCAACGAGGTGACCGAACGCGTCGTCTCCCAGCTCCTGACCGAACTCGACGGCCTCGCCGAGAACCCGAACCTCGTCGTCCTCGCGGCGACGAACCGGATGGAGTTCATCGACCGCGCCCTGCTCCGGCCGGGCCGCCTCGACACCCACATCATGGTGCCCGAACCCGACGAGGCGGGCCGCCGGAAGATACTCGAGGTCAAGACCGAAGGCAAGCCCCTCGGCGAGGACGTGGACCTCGACGAACTCGCCAGCGAGACGGCGGGCTACACCGGGGCCGACGTGGAGGCTCTCGTCAGGGACGCCTCGATGCGGGCCATCCGCGAGCTGGCCGACGGGCTCTCACCGGAGGAGGCCAACGCGAAGACGGACGAGCTCGTCATCGAGCCGCGCCACTTCGAGGCCGCCAAGAAGCGACTGTAGCGAGGCGGTACCGGCCGACCGGTGTCTCGCACCCGAACTTCCTTGTGACTGGTTCCCGAACTGTTCGGCCATGAGTGACGTCGTCGTCGACCAGCTCCCACCAGACGAAGCGTTCGCCCTCATCTCTCACGAGACGCGCTTTCGCATCCTCGAGGAACTCAACGAGGCCGACGAACCCCTCGCCTTCGCCCGGCTCCGCGAGCGCGTCGGCATGCGCGACACCGGCCAGTTCAACTACCACCTCGGGAAACTGACAGACCGGTTCGTCCGGAAGGTCGAGGACGACGACGGGTCGGCGGGGCGGTACAAGCTCACCGCCGCGGGCAAGCGCGTCGTCGGCGGGGTCCTCTCCGGCGGCCTGACCAAGACCATCGATGGCGAGACCGTCCCCGTCGGGTCGGGCTGTCTGTTCTGCGGCGAGGAGATGGAACTCGCCTTCGAGACCGACCGCATCCGCGTCCAGTGCCCAGAGTGCGGCGAGATGTTCACCGACATCGAGGTGCCCGCCGGCGTGATGGAGGGCCACGCCCGCGAGGATGCCCCCGCGGTCGTCGACCGCTGGCTGAAACGCTACATCCACATCGACGAGTTCGGGTTCTGTGGGACGTGTGACGGCCCGCTCTCGCGCCGGGTGCTCTCCAGCGGGGACCCGGACCCCCCGGACTGGCTGACCGAGGACGACGGCTGGGAGGTCGCGGTCCGGAACGAGTGCGAGCGCTGTGGGGACAGCTCGTACAGCGACCTCGGCGCGGCGCTGCTCTCGCACCCGGCCATCGTCGCGTTCCACCACGACCACGGCATCGACGTCCGGGAGACGCCCCTGTGGGAGCACGACTGGCTGTCGACGAAGACGGCTGACGTGGTCGAGGAAGACCCACTCCGGGTCGAACTCTCCTTCTCGCTGGACGACGAGCGACTCGTCCTCGTTGTCGACCGGGGGCTTACCGTGGTCGAGGAGCACCGCGAAGCGGTCTGAGCAGAATCAGGGCGTCAGCACGACGTACGCGACGAGGTAGCCCGTGATGGCGAAGGTCACCGTCGCCAGACTGGTGCCGAGGCCCTGCAGGACCGTCTCGCGGTCGTAGCCACGTGCGACGACCAGCGAGGGCATCGCGCCGACGGCCACGCCGACGCCGATGGTCCCCAGCGCGAAGTGGTACGCGAGGTCGAGCGTCGGCGGCGGGATGACGAGCGCGGCCGCGGCGAACCCGCCGCCGAGGACGGCCCGCGGGGTGACGTAGCTCAGTAGCCGACGTTCGGTGAGGCCCATCGCGGTCCAGATGGCGGCCCACGCGAGGCCGACCTCCAGTGCGAACAGCGATACGAGGTTGACCGTCGGGTCGGGCGCGATGGCGAGTTTCTCGGCGGGGCCGATGGCGGAGAGGGGATAGAGGAACGACGGCGGCGTCCCCATGAACACGTCGCCGAAGGGGTGCGAGAGCAGGCCGACGGCGG
This window of the Haloarchaeobius amylolyticus genome carries:
- a CDS encoding winged helix-turn-helix domain-containing protein; amino-acid sequence: MSDVVVDQLPPDEAFALISHETRFRILEELNEADEPLAFARLRERVGMRDTGQFNYHLGKLTDRFVRKVEDDDGSAGRYKLTAAGKRVVGGVLSGGLTKTIDGETVPVGSGCLFCGEEMELAFETDRIRVQCPECGEMFTDIEVPAGVMEGHAREDAPAVVDRWLKRYIHIDEFGFCGTCDGPLSRRVLSSGDPDPPDWLTEDDGWEVAVRNECERCGDSSYSDLGAALLSHPAIVAFHHDHGIDVRETPLWEHDWLSTKTADVVEEDPLRVELSFSLDDERLVLVVDRGLTVVEEHREAV